The Stomoxys calcitrans chromosome 3, idStoCalc2.1, whole genome shotgun sequence genome includes a region encoding these proteins:
- the LOC131996389 gene encoding uncharacterized protein K02A2.6-like isoform X1 translates to MPLEENDIRLLSKMFADAIQQSTSAAASAAAAAATSSISQRDATPRNAMPPVSIPAYKMGDSTSVSDYFVRCEWSFQLSQVAESDYKSYMLVHMGADLYNSLKVLLSPKKVEELSYVEVKDTLVKHFDRKCNQYAESIRYRQVVQEKEEALSDFVLRLRKAATHCNYAEFLDRMLTEQLLYGLQSRDICDEIISREPRTFNEAYEIAQRLEASHRSTVEMKCNVNNSNPIEETTCKVAFSTTRFKNKPKDEVRGHETSGVVVAKCYGCGGNHQRSKCKFRNASCFVCSKTGHIAKVCKSRTGQISEDDCDDGEIQRLNAVFSQNGSRSNKRMIERRINGVKIQMELDTGAPCGIMSRNTFRSRIGNQRLLKTDRRFTSYTGHRIECVGRVAVNVSVGLSTRKLNLYVVDGDFDALFGREWISQFVNEIDFVRLFSSGPVMSIKTATPHLSPEELSRLQSTLSKFDGIFGDTAGKLDFPPVKLNLRPDVRPVFAKARDVPFALRSIYAAEIDKKIASGFYKKVDFSEWASTTHIVSKKDGGIRITGNYKPTVNPRIIIDEHPIPKPENLFNNMHGAKLFCHLDITDAYSHLQIDDELAHALTLNTPTHGLIRPTRAVYGAANIPAIWQRTMETILQGINNVCNFFDDILIYADSFDNLLATLEATLTRLREKGLKLNRSKCVFAAPAVEFLGHKIDEYGVHKSDRHVAAVRDAPKPSNHDELQLFLGKANYYASFIADLSTKSRRLRDVMSQKPFKWTVNAEKAYIDIKNALISDQVLMPYEPSAPLLLATDASGIGLGAVLSHRLPDGRERPIAFASRTLTATERKYPQIDKEALAIVWAVNKFFLYVYGRHFTLISDHKPLTQILDPSKSLPVLCISRMVNYANFLANFNFTVEFKTTKANANADYCSRAMRMDGACNTITEYDDFDGFLINQIDQLPTNATKIASETRKDEKLGPILRILESGKSLQAHGYRSPEINYRLSGGCLIFEHRVVIPETLRVKILQDLHSAHLGIVKMKGIARSFVYWPGIDKEIENVAKSCKDCAENANDPPKFRDHHWQYPKSPWERIHVDYAGPFLGSMLLIVTDAYSKWIEVKVTPTSTSSATITILDELFATYGVPTMLVSDNGTCFSSIEFKDYLTKIGVRYHKFTAPYHPSTNGQAERSVQTVKNAMKALGANKSSLQKHLNAFLRQYRIAPHSTTGQAPAVLFLGRNLRTQLDLILPQDLTTKMIEKQYMQFNATFRSFDNFQNVYFLSNNNRMPKWLPGVICRRIGDLHYEILYEGKCVKRHIDQIRSRTEPNSAANTSIEYQQSQDASTRWKRIHMKSRLSTTHDSQTSQQQDTNSSFQDDFPNTNTSYTTNFFTPLSDFHGFPNSEENNGNGDLIPRDQDVVLEDGSMQEDPGYQGRGSYFHHNRSYAREELLCIDLAS, encoded by the exons ATGCCACTGGAGGAGAATGACATACGATTATTATCGAAGATGTTTGCTGATGCGATTCAGCAATCAACGTCGGCGGCTGCGAGCGCGGCTGCGGCTGCGGCGACATCAAGTATTTCACAACGAGATGCAACACCAAGGAATGCAATGCCACCAGTGTCGATTCCGGCTTATAAGATGGGCGATTCCACTTCAGTAAGTGACTATTTTGTGCGGTGCGAGTGGTCGTTTCAATTAAGTCAAGTTGCAGAATCGGACTACAAGAGTTATATGCTGGTTCATATGGGCGCGGATCTTTATAATTCACTTAAAGTTCTGTTGAGTCCCAAGAAGGTGGAGGAGTTATCCTACGTTGAAGTGAAAGACACTTTAGTAAAACATTTCGATAGGAAGTGCAACCAGTATGCAGAAAGTATAAGATATCGCCAGGTTGTGCAAGAAAAAGAGGAAGCACTGTCTGACTTTGTGCTGAGACTAAGGAAAGCTGCGACGCATTGTAACTACGCAGAGTTTCTGGACCGTATGCTTACGGAACAATTGCTTTACGGGCTCCAATCAAGAGACATTTGTGATGAGATAATTTCCAGGGAGCCAAGGACTTTTAATGAGGCCTACGAgatagcgcaaaggttagagGCTTCACATAGATCTACTGTTGAGATGAAATGTAATGTTAATAATTCTAACCCAATTGAGGAGACTACTTGCAAAGTTGCGTTTAGCACAACGCGTTTTAAAAACAAACCGAAGGATGAAGTTAGGGGGCATGAGACCTCcggtgttgttgttgcaaaatgCTACGGGTGTGGTGGAAATCATCAAAGGAGTAAGTGTAAGTTCCGAAATGCATCTTGTTTCGTGTGTAGCAAGACAGGCCATATTGCGAAAGTGTGTAAGTCCAGAACTGGCCAAATTTCGGAAGACGACTGTGATGATGGCGAAATACAACGATTGAACGCAGTGTTTTCTCAAAATGGTTCAAGATCAAACAAGCGCATGATTGAGCGAAGGATaaatggtgtaaaaattcaaatggAGTTGGACACTGGCGCACCATGTGGTATAATGAGTAGAAATACATTTCGATCACGGATTGGGAACCAGAGGCTACTAAAGACTGACCGGCGTTTTACAAGTTACACTGGGCATAGAATAGAGTGTGTTGGGCGTGTAGCCGTCAATGTGTCTGTTGGTCTATCTACTCGCAAGCTGAACTTGTATGTCGTCGATGGTGATTTCGACGCGCTATTTGGAAGGGAGTGGATTTCTCAATTTGTGAATGAGATTGATTTTGTCAGATTGTTTTCTTCGGGGCCTGTCATGAGTATTAAAACTGCCACACCGCATTTATCACCTGAGGAGCTGAGTAGACTACAGAGTACATTATCAAAGTTTGACGGAATATTTGGAGATACTGCTGGTAAGTTGGATTTTCCACCAGTAAAATTGAATTTGCGTCCGGACGTTAGACCAGTTTTTGCCAAGGCCAGGGATGTTCCATTTGCATTAAGGAGTATATACGCCGCGGAAATTGATAAGAAAATAGCTTCTGGGTTTTACAAGAAGGTCGATTTCTCAGAGTGGGCATCGACTACTCATATAGTTTCTAAGAAGGATGGTGGCATACGTATAACGGGTAACTACAAACCGACGGTTAACCCTAGAATTATAATAGATGAAcatcccatcccaaaacccgaaaatttatttaacaacATGCACGGGGCAAAGCTGTTCTGCCATTTGGATATAACAGATGCATATTCGCATCTGCAGATTGATGATGAATTGGCGCATGCACTTACGCTAAATACCCCCACACACGGGTTAATACGACCAACAAGGGCTGTTTATGGGGCTGCCAATATACCAGCTATTTGGCAAAGGACTATGGAGACCATCCTGCAGGGCATAAACAATGTGTGCAACTTCTTCGACGACATCTTGATATATGCCGATAGTTTTGATAACTTATTAGCAACTCTAGAGGCGACATTAACCCGTTTGAGAGAAAAGGGTTTAAAACTTAACAGATCCAAGTGTGTGTTCGCGGCTCCAGCGGTTGAATTTCTTGGGCACAAGATTGATGAGTATGGCGTTCATAAGTCGGATAGACATGTAGCGGCAGTAAGAGATGCACCAAAACCAAGTAACCATGACGAACTGCAATTGTTTCTTGGAAAGGCTAATTATTATGCATCTTTTATAGCAGATTTATCTACAAAGAGCAGGCGGTTGCGTGATGTAATGTCACAAAAGCCTTTTAAGTGGACAGTGAATGCGGAAAAAGCGTACAttgatattaaaaatgcacTAATATCTGATCAAGTCTTAATGCCCTACGAACCGTCGGCACCACTACTGCTAGCAACAGACGCGAGTGGCATTGGCTTAGGCGCCGTTTTATCGCATAGATTGCCTGATGGTCGCGAAAGGCCTATTGCCTTTGCTAGCAGGACTTTGACAGCGACCGAACGTAAGTATCCTCAAATCGATAAGGAGGCACTAGCCATTGTTTGGGCGGTAAATAAGTTCTTTCTTTATGTGTATGGCCGCCACTTCACCCttatttcggaccataaaccgTTGACACAGATACTGGATCCGTCGAAGTCTTTGCCAGTTTTATGCATAAGCCGTATGGTCAACTACGCTAATTTTTTGGCGAATTTCAATTTCACTGTCGAGTTCAAGACAACGAAGGCAAATGCGAACGCCGACTACTGTTCTAGAGCAATGCGAATGGACGGAGCTTGTAACACAATTACTGAATATGACGACTTCGATGGATTTCTAATTAACCAAATAGATCAACTTCCTACTAATGCTACTAAGATTGCATCCGAAACAAGGAAAGATGAGAAATTAGGTCCAATCTTACGGATTTTAGAGAGTGGTAAATCTCTCCAAGCACATGGGTATAGATCTCCCGAGATTAATTACAGGTTATCAGGAGGATGTCTCATCTTTGAACATCGAGTGGTGATTCCAGAAACGCTACGTGTGAAAATTCTACAGGATTTGCATTCGGCTCACTTAGGGATCGtaaaaatgaaaggcattgcaAGGTCATTCGTTTACTGGCCTGGAATTGATAAGGAAATTGAGAATGTTGCGAAAAGCTGCAAGGACTGTGCAGAAAATGCAAACGATCCACCAAAGTTTAGAGACCACCACTGGCAATATCCGAAATCACCATGGGAGCGCATACACGTAGATTATGCTGGACCTTTCTTAGGCTCCATGTTACTAATAGTAACAGATGCTTACAGTAAGTGGATTGAGGTGAAAGTGACACCTACCAGCACATCGAGCGCTACGATCACCATTCTAGATGAATTATTCGCCACTTATGGAGTACCAACAATGCTTGTTTCAGATAATGgtacttgtttttcttcaatAGAATTCAAAGACTACCTCACAAAGATTGGAGTGAGATATCATAAATTCACAGCCCCCTACCATCCGTCCACAAATGGTCAGGCGGAACGATCAGTTCAAACAGTCAAGAATGCCATGAAGGCCTTGGGGGCAAACAAAAGCAGtttacaaaaacatttgaaTGCATTTCTACGCCAATATAGAATTGCCCCGCATTCAACAACGGGACAAGCCCCTGCAGTCTTGTTCCTGGGTAGGAATTTAAGAACTCAGTTGGATTTAATATTGCCACAAGACTTAACAACCAAGATGATTGAGAAGCAATATATGCAGTTTAACGCAACGTTCCGTTCTTTTGATAACTtccaaaatgtttattttctcTCCAACAATAATCGGATGCCAAAGTGGCTACCTGGAGTAATATGTCGGCGAATAGGTGACTTGCACtacgaaattttatatgagggCAAATGTGTAAAAAGGCACATCGATCAAATTCGATCCAGAACTGAGCCTAATAGTGCGGCGAATACCTCGATAGAATACCAACAGTCACAGGATGCGTCGACTAGGTGGAAACGAATTCATATGAAAAGCAGACTATCAACTACACACGATTCCCAAACATCTCAACAACAAGATACAAATTCGTCGTTCCAAGACGATTTTCCGAATACCAACACCTCGTAtacgacaaatttttttactccATTGTCGGACTTTCATGGTTTTCCCAACTCGGAAGAGAATAATGGTAATGGAGATTTAATTCCTCGAGATCAGGATGTAGTTCTAGAAGATGGAAGTATGCAAGAAGACCCAG GATACCAAGGAAGAGGATCATATTTTCACCATAACAGATCCTATGCGAGGGAAGAATTGTTATGTATTGATCTGGCATCATGA